The Streptomyces europaeiscabiei genome window below encodes:
- the sucC gene encoding ADP-forming succinate--CoA ligase subunit beta, whose product MDLFEYQARDLFAKHDVPVLAGEVIDTPEAARAATERLGGKSVVKAQVKVGGRGKAGGVKLAATPDEAVARATDILGMDIKGHTVHKVMIAETAPEIVEEYYVSYLLDRTNRTFLSIASVEGGMEIEEVAATRPEAVAKTPIDANEGVTPEKAREIVEAANFPAEVADKIVNVLVTLWKTFIEEDALLVEVNPLAKVASGEVIALDGKVSLDENADFRHPDHEELVDHAAANPLEAAAKEKNLNYVKLDGEVGIIGNGAGLVMSTLDVVAYAGENHGGVKPANFLDIGGGASAAVMANGLEIILGDPDVKSVFVNVFGGITACDEVANGIVQALQLLADKGEEVTKPLVVRLDGNNAELGRKILSDANHPLVQRVDTMDGAADKAAELAAAK is encoded by the coding sequence GTGGACCTGTTCGAGTACCAGGCGAGGGACCTCTTCGCCAAGCACGATGTACCGGTGCTGGCCGGTGAAGTCATCGACACGCCTGAGGCGGCTCGCGCAGCCACTGAGCGTCTCGGTGGCAAGTCCGTGGTCAAGGCCCAGGTGAAGGTCGGCGGCCGTGGCAAGGCCGGTGGCGTGAAGCTCGCCGCCACCCCGGACGAGGCCGTCGCGCGTGCGACGGACATCCTCGGCATGGACATCAAGGGCCACACGGTCCACAAGGTGATGATCGCCGAGACCGCGCCCGAGATCGTCGAGGAGTACTACGTCTCGTACCTCCTCGACCGCACCAACCGCACCTTCCTCTCCATCGCCTCCGTCGAGGGCGGCATGGAGATCGAGGAGGTGGCGGCCACCCGCCCCGAGGCCGTCGCCAAGACGCCGATCGACGCCAACGAGGGTGTGACCCCCGAGAAGGCCCGCGAGATCGTCGAGGCCGCGAACTTCCCGGCCGAGGTCGCCGACAAGATCGTCAACGTCCTGGTGACGCTGTGGAAGACCTTCATCGAGGAGGACGCCCTCCTCGTCGAGGTCAACCCGCTGGCGAAGGTCGCCTCCGGCGAGGTCATCGCCCTCGACGGCAAGGTCTCCCTGGACGAGAACGCGGACTTCCGCCACCCCGACCACGAGGAGCTCGTCGACCACGCGGCCGCGAACCCCCTTGAGGCCGCGGCCAAGGAGAAGAACCTCAACTACGTCAAGCTCGACGGTGAGGTCGGCATCATCGGCAACGGCGCGGGTCTCGTCATGAGCACCCTGGACGTCGTCGCGTACGCCGGTGAGAACCACGGCGGCGTCAAGCCCGCCAACTTCCTCGACATCGGCGGTGGCGCCTCCGCCGCCGTCATGGCGAACGGCCTGGAGATCATCCTCGGCGACCCGGACGTCAAGTCCGTGTTCGTCAACGTCTTCGGTGGCATCACCGCCTGTGACGAGGTCGCCAACGGCATCGTGCAGGCGCTGCAGCTGCTCGCGGACAAGGGCGAGGAAGTCACCAAGCCCCTCGTTGTCCGCCTCGACGGCAACAACGCCGAGCTGGGTCGCAAGATCCTCTCCGACGCCAACCACCCGCTGGTGCAGCGCGTGGACACCATGGACGGCGCGGCCGACAAGGCCGCCGAGCTCGCGGCCGCGAAGTAA
- the sucD gene encoding succinate--CoA ligase subunit alpha: MAIFLNKESKVIVQGMTGATGMKHTKLMLADGTNIVGGVNPRKAGTTVDVDGTEIPVFGTVAEAIEKTGANVSVLFVPPAFAKSAVVEAIDAEIPLAVVITEGIAVHDSAAFYAYAVSKGNKTRIIGPNCPGLITPGQSNAGIIPGDITKPGRIGLVSKSGTLTYQMMYELRDIGFSSAVGIGGDPVIGTTHIDALAAFEADPDTDLIVMIGEIGGDAEERAADFIKANVKKPVVGYVAGFTAPEGKTMGHAGAIVSGSSGTAAAKKEALEAAGVKVGKTPTETAKLAREILGG, from the coding sequence ATGGCTATCTTCCTCAACAAGGAATCCAAGGTCATCGTCCAGGGCATGACCGGTGCCACGGGCATGAAGCACACCAAGCTCATGCTGGCCGACGGCACGAACATCGTCGGTGGCGTGAACCCCCGCAAGGCGGGCACGACCGTCGACGTCGACGGCACCGAGATCCCGGTCTTCGGCACCGTTGCCGAGGCGATCGAGAAGACGGGCGCCAACGTGTCCGTCCTCTTCGTGCCGCCGGCCTTCGCCAAGTCCGCCGTCGTCGAGGCCATCGACGCCGAGATCCCCCTCGCGGTCGTCATCACCGAGGGCATCGCGGTCCACGACTCGGCCGCGTTCTACGCGTACGCCGTGTCCAAGGGCAACAAGACCCGGATCATCGGCCCGAACTGCCCGGGTCTGATCACCCCGGGTCAGTCGAACGCGGGCATCATCCCCGGTGACATCACCAAGCCGGGCCGTATCGGTCTCGTCTCGAAGTCCGGCACGCTGACGTACCAGATGATGTACGAGCTCCGTGACATCGGCTTCTCGTCGGCCGTCGGCATCGGTGGCGACCCGGTCATCGGTACGACGCACATCGACGCGCTCGCCGCGTTCGAGGCCGACCCCGACACCGACCTCATCGTGATGATCGGTGAGATCGGTGGCGACGCGGAGGAGCGGGCCGCCGACTTCATCAAGGCGAACGTGAAGAAGCCGGTCGTCGGTTACGTCGCCGGCTTCACCGCGCCCGAGGGCAAGACGATGGGCCACGCCGGTGCCATCGTCTCCGGGTCCTCCGGTACGGCCGCCGCGAAGAAGGAGGCCCTTGAGGCCGCCGGCGTCAAGGTGGGCAAGACGCCCACCGAGACGGCGAAGCTCGCGCGCGAGATCCTCGGCGGCTGA
- a CDS encoding SigE family RNA polymerase sigma factor, whose protein sequence is MPVRSGAEWYQQPLGEGDDTADDPDTTPPPLTPGQAFDALYAYCAPSLVQQTYLLTGRRHLAREAVERAFQLAWHRWPEVAVDRDPAGWVRAAAHEYALSPWHRLRPVPRRHHEPPPADPTGRALLTALLELPPPYRRTLVLYDGVGLDLPDTAAETESSTPAAAGRLLHARATVTERLPKPVSADDLSRLLAALPSDIRPGPTEPLALRERADLRARRWIHAAIAFTTLLLTTTALTLHTAPDHYERPVPPGAPIHGIPPRAAPGPLSQPQQKLRAKLRAETAAGPERLHPEAH, encoded by the coding sequence CTGCCCGTCCGGAGCGGGGCCGAGTGGTACCAACAGCCGCTCGGCGAGGGCGACGACACCGCCGACGATCCGGATACGACCCCACCACCCCTGACACCCGGCCAGGCCTTCGACGCGCTCTACGCGTACTGTGCCCCCTCCCTCGTACAGCAGACCTATCTGCTCACCGGGCGGCGCCACCTCGCACGCGAGGCGGTGGAGCGCGCCTTCCAGCTCGCCTGGCACCGCTGGCCGGAGGTAGCCGTCGACCGCGACCCGGCGGGCTGGGTGCGGGCGGCGGCCCACGAGTACGCCCTCTCCCCCTGGCACCGGCTGCGCCCCGTCCCCCGCCGGCACCACGAACCGCCGCCGGCCGACCCCACCGGCCGCGCCCTGCTGACCGCGCTGCTCGAACTGCCGCCCCCGTACCGCCGCACTCTGGTCCTCTACGACGGCGTCGGCCTCGACCTGCCCGACACGGCCGCCGAGACGGAGTCCAGCACACCCGCCGCGGCCGGCCGGCTGCTCCACGCCCGCGCGACCGTCACGGAGCGCCTCCCGAAGCCGGTCTCGGCCGACGACCTCAGCCGTCTCCTGGCCGCGCTCCCTTCGGACATCCGCCCGGGCCCCACCGAACCACTCGCCCTCCGCGAGCGAGCCGACCTGCGCGCCCGCCGCTGGATCCACGCCGCCATCGCCTTCACCACCCTCCTGCTCACCACCACCGCCCTCACCCTCCACACCGCCCCCGACCACTACGAACGCCCGGTTCCCCCAGGCGCGCCGATCCACGGCATCCCCCCGAGAGCGGCCCCCGGCCCCCTCTCCCAACCCCAGCAGAAACTCCGCGCCAAGCTGAGAGCAGAAACGGCCGCCGGCCCGGAACGCCTGCACCCGGAGGCCCACTGA
- a CDS encoding cell division protein PerM produces MADVTHETDPNDPTAGPGHHPDDHGRSASPTAPGASMRPLASMPSLYSAPLSPRSPLLGRVRRRSPKLVAGVLGGALAAGLGLGAFVALVTVLWISSPYPDSGPDGALHVAAALWLLSHGVELVRTDTLSGDPAPVGLVPLFLLALPVVLLHRSARDHAGDGSGTSARTTWAGLVIGYATVGAAVTLYASGGVLRPSWLWAALCVPLLAALAAGTGVWAARGCPRLPLPALLGGTPTTEGRRHVAAAAGRAAGAGVLVLAGGGALLVAVSLVWHGGAARDSFLQLTEGLSGRFAVLLLCLALVPNAALWAAAYALGPGFVLGAGHTTAPLAAAAPVALLPPFPLLAAVPAGGGTPVYWAVGAVPLAAGVTVGWFTAARAAADRTEPWSAWRTATATFLAALMSAAAFALLALLAGGRLGVAALTAFGPVWWQAGGAVGAWVGVVGMPVALTARSWRMRARTRKKKTSAVPVARGAGQGQRPGAPVVAGAGRWRKRRPVAARVSRSGARATGSGAIPEAVRAADAEAVRGGSDGRDATTGGASGEPRTGARRTERSTEPTYPPQPQPLPKRSRRFPAWLSTAKPRPVEPPVPAGSASAAEARADAGPGPRPGPGFGGNADLGSGYGISPTDALAPYDALDPYAYESTTPVPEPVWDPDSRAARWAALREASSTRRDEHGRTPHSGSGSIPGHAPAPVTDPTSGEAV; encoded by the coding sequence ATGGCCGACGTGACACACGAGACCGACCCGAACGACCCGACCGCGGGGCCGGGCCACCACCCCGACGACCACGGCCGGTCGGCATCCCCCACGGCACCCGGGGCGTCCATGAGGCCCCTGGCGTCCATGCCCTCCCTGTACTCGGCGCCGCTGTCGCCGCGGTCGCCGCTGCTCGGGCGGGTGCGGCGGAGGTCTCCCAAGCTCGTCGCCGGCGTACTGGGCGGGGCCCTGGCGGCGGGGCTCGGACTCGGGGCGTTCGTCGCCCTCGTGACGGTGCTGTGGATCAGTTCGCCGTACCCGGACAGCGGGCCCGACGGGGCGCTGCACGTGGCGGCGGCGCTGTGGCTGCTCTCCCACGGCGTGGAACTCGTCCGCACCGACACGCTCTCCGGCGACCCCGCCCCGGTCGGCCTCGTCCCTCTCTTCCTGCTCGCCCTGCCGGTGGTCCTCCTGCACCGGTCGGCCCGCGACCATGCGGGCGACGGTTCCGGGACGAGCGCCCGTACGACGTGGGCCGGGCTCGTCATCGGATACGCGACCGTCGGCGCGGCGGTCACGTTGTACGCCTCGGGCGGGGTGCTGCGGCCGTCGTGGTTGTGGGCCGCGCTGTGCGTACCGCTGCTGGCGGCGCTCGCGGCGGGCACGGGGGTGTGGGCGGCGCGCGGCTGCCCCCGGCTGCCCCTGCCCGCGCTCCTCGGCGGCACCCCGACGACGGAGGGCCGACGGCACGTCGCGGCCGCCGCCGGACGGGCCGCTGGGGCGGGTGTGCTCGTGCTGGCCGGCGGCGGCGCTCTGCTGGTGGCCGTGTCCCTCGTCTGGCACGGGGGCGCGGCCCGCGACTCCTTCCTCCAGCTCACCGAAGGGCTGTCCGGGCGCTTCGCCGTACTGCTGCTCTGCCTCGCCCTCGTCCCGAACGCGGCGCTGTGGGCGGCGGCCTACGCCCTCGGCCCCGGCTTCGTGCTGGGCGCCGGACACACCACAGCCCCGCTGGCCGCAGCCGCTCCGGTCGCCCTCCTGCCCCCGTTCCCCCTGCTCGCGGCCGTCCCGGCGGGCGGGGGGACGCCGGTGTACTGGGCGGTGGGCGCGGTGCCCCTCGCCGCGGGGGTGACGGTCGGCTGGTTCACCGCGGCGCGGGCCGCCGCCGACCGGACGGAGCCGTGGTCAGCGTGGCGCACGGCCACCGCGACCTTCCTCGCGGCCCTCATGTCCGCCGCCGCCTTCGCCCTCCTCGCGCTCCTCGCCGGCGGGCGCCTGGGCGTCGCCGCCCTGACCGCTTTCGGCCCGGTGTGGTGGCAGGCGGGCGGCGCGGTCGGGGCCTGGGTGGGTGTGGTGGGGATGCCGGTGGCGTTGACGGCGCGGTCGTGGCGGATGCGGGCCCGGACACGGAAGAAGAAGACGTCGGCGGTGCCGGTGGCCCGGGGAGCCGGACAGGGGCAGAGGCCAGGGGCGCCTGTGGTCGCGGGGGCCGGTCGGTGGCGGAAGCGGCGGCCGGTGGCGGCCAGGGTGTCCCGGAGTGGGGCGAGGGCGACCGGGAGCGGGGCGATTCCCGAGGCTGTGCGGGCGGCAGACGCCGAGGCTGTCCGGGGCGGCTCCGATGGCCGGGACGCGACGACGGGCGGCGCGTCGGGCGAGCCCCGAACCGGGGCCCGGCGCACCGAGCGGTCGACGGAGCCGACCTACCCGCCGCAGCCGCAGCCCCTTCCGAAACGCTCCCGCCGGTTCCCCGCGTGGCTCTCCACAGCGAAGCCGCGTCCGGTCGAGCCGCCGGTCCCGGCCGGCTCCGCATCCGCCGCCGAGGCCAGAGCCGACGCCGGTCCCGGTCCTCGTCCCGGCCCGGGCTTCGGCGGCAACGCCGACCTCGGCTCCGGCTACGGCATCAGCCCCACCGACGCCCTCGCGCCGTACGACGCCCTCGACCCGTACGCCTACGAGTCCACCACCCCCGTACCCGAGCCCGTCTGGGACCCGGACTCCCGCGCGGCCCGCTGGGCGGCGCTGCGCGAGGCGTCGTCAACCCGCCGGGACGAGCACGGACGCACCCCTCACTCCGGCTCCGGCTCCATCCCGGGCCACGCCCCCGCCCCCGTCACCGATCCCACTTCCGGGGAGGCCGTCTGA
- the purN gene encoding phosphoribosylglycinamide formyltransferase encodes MAAKPVAKRLVVLVSGSGTNLQALLDGIAATGVEAYGAEIVAVGADRGGIEGLARAERAGLPTFVCRVKEYETRDEWDAALAEAVAAYEPDLVVSAGFMKIVGKEFLARFGGRFVNTHPALLPSFPGAHGVRDALAYGARVTGCTVHFVDDGVDTGPIIAQGVVEVRDEDDESALHERIKEVERRLLVDVVGRLARNGYRIEGRKVVIQ; translated from the coding sequence GTGGCCGCCAAGCCCGTGGCCAAGCGCCTCGTCGTGCTGGTCTCCGGATCCGGCACCAACCTCCAGGCGCTGCTGGACGGCATCGCCGCGACCGGTGTCGAGGCCTACGGCGCCGAGATCGTGGCCGTCGGGGCCGACCGCGGTGGCATCGAGGGGCTCGCCCGTGCCGAGCGTGCCGGGCTGCCGACCTTCGTGTGCCGGGTCAAGGAGTACGAGACCCGTGACGAGTGGGACGCGGCGCTCGCCGAGGCCGTCGCCGCGTACGAGCCCGATCTCGTCGTCTCCGCCGGGTTCATGAAGATCGTGGGGAAGGAGTTCCTGGCGCGGTTCGGTGGGCGGTTCGTCAACACCCACCCGGCCCTCCTCCCCAGTTTCCCGGGGGCCCACGGGGTGCGGGACGCGCTCGCGTACGGCGCCCGGGTCACCGGCTGCACCGTCCACTTCGTCGACGACGGCGTCGACACCGGGCCGATCATCGCGCAGGGCGTGGTGGAGGTCCGGGACGAGGACGACGAGAGCGCTCTGCACGAGCGCATCAAGGAAGTCGAGCGAAGGCTGCTCGTCGATGTCGTGGGGCGGCTCGCCCGCAACGGCTATCGCATTGAGGGACGAAAGGTAGTTATCCAGTGA
- the purH gene encoding bifunctional phosphoribosylaminoimidazolecarboxamide formyltransferase/IMP cyclohydrolase — MTADSTVTAESGKRGIRRALVSVYDKTGLEDLARGLHEAGVELVSTGSTAGRIAAAGVPVTKVEELTGFPECLDGRVKTLHPKVHAGILADLRLEDHRQQLAELGVEPFDLVVVNLYPFRETVASGATPDECVEQIDIGGPSMVRAAAKNHPSVAVVTSPARYADVLAAVQVGGFDLTTRKRLAAEAFQHTAAYDVAVASWFASSYAPADDSQFPDFLGATWERAHTLRYGENPHQPAALYVSGTGGLAEAEQLHGKEMSYNNYTDTDAARRAAYDHDEPAVAIIKHANPCGIAVGADVAEAHRKAHACDPLSAFGGVIAVNRPVSKEMAEQVAEIFTEVIVAPDYEDGALEALAKKKNIRVLKAAGAPGNPVELKPVDGGALLQVTDRLQADGDDPADWTLATGDALSADELAELAFAWKACRAVKSNAILLAKDGASVGVGMGQVNRVDSCKLAVERAGAERAAGSYVASDAFFPFPDNIDVLSAAGVKAIVQPGGSVRDELVVEAAQKAGITMYFTGTRHFFH; from the coding sequence GTGACCGCCGACAGCACTGTCACGGCCGAGAGCGGCAAGCGGGGCATCCGTCGCGCGCTCGTCAGCGTCTACGACAAGACGGGCCTCGAAGACCTCGCGCGCGGCCTGCACGAGGCGGGCGTCGAACTCGTCTCCACCGGGTCCACCGCCGGGCGCATCGCCGCTGCCGGTGTCCCCGTCACCAAGGTCGAGGAGCTGACCGGCTTCCCCGAGTGCCTGGACGGCCGGGTGAAGACCCTGCACCCCAAGGTGCACGCGGGCATCCTCGCCGACCTCCGGCTGGAGGACCACCGGCAGCAGCTCGCCGAGCTGGGCGTCGAGCCGTTCGACCTCGTCGTCGTGAACCTCTACCCGTTCCGGGAGACCGTGGCCTCCGGGGCCACCCCCGACGAGTGCGTCGAGCAGATCGACATCGGCGGCCCGTCGATGGTCCGCGCCGCCGCCAAGAACCACCCCTCCGTCGCGGTCGTCACCAGCCCCGCCCGGTACGCCGACGTCCTGGCGGCCGTGCAGGTCGGCGGCTTCGACCTCACCACGCGCAAGCGGCTCGCCGCGGAGGCCTTCCAGCACACGGCCGCGTACGACGTCGCCGTGGCTTCCTGGTTCGCGTCCTCCTACGCGCCCGCCGACGACTCGCAGTTCCCCGACTTCCTCGGGGCCACCTGGGAGCGCGCGCACACCCTGCGCTACGGCGAGAACCCGCACCAGCCCGCCGCGCTGTACGTCTCCGGCACCGGCGGTCTCGCCGAGGCCGAGCAGCTGCACGGCAAGGAGATGTCGTACAACAACTACACGGACACGGACGCCGCGCGCCGTGCCGCGTACGACCACGACGAGCCGGCCGTCGCGATCATCAAGCACGCGAACCCCTGCGGTATCGCGGTCGGCGCGGATGTCGCCGAGGCACATCGCAAGGCGCACGCGTGTGACCCGTTGTCGGCGTTCGGCGGTGTGATCGCGGTCAACCGCCCGGTGTCGAAGGAGATGGCCGAGCAGGTCGCCGAGATCTTCACCGAGGTCATCGTCGCTCCCGACTACGAGGACGGCGCCCTCGAAGCCCTCGCCAAGAAGAAGAACATCCGTGTCCTCAAGGCCGCGGGCGCGCCCGGCAACCCGGTCGAGCTCAAGCCCGTCGACGGCGGTGCGCTCCTCCAGGTGACCGACCGGCTCCAGGCGGACGGCGACGACCCGGCCGACTGGACCCTCGCGACCGGCGACGCCCTCTCCGCCGACGAGCTGGCCGAGCTGGCGTTCGCCTGGAAGGCCTGCCGCGCGGTCAAGTCCAACGCGATCCTGCTCGCCAAGGACGGTGCCTCGGTGGGCGTCGGGATGGGGCAGGTCAACCGCGTCGACTCCTGCAAACTGGCGGTGGAGCGGGCCGGGGCCGAGCGGGCCGCGGGCTCGTACGTCGCCTCGGACGCCTTCTTCCCTTTCCCGGACAACATCGACGTCCTGAGCGCCGCCGGCGTCAAGGCCATCGTCCAGCCCGGCGGTTCGGTCCGTGACGAGCTGGTCGTCGAGGCCGCACAGAAGGCCGGGATCACGATGTACTTCACGGGGACACGGCACTTCTTCCACTGA
- a CDS encoding bifunctional methylenetetrahydrofolate dehydrogenase/methenyltetrahydrofolate cyclohydrolase → MSAQILDGKATAAAIKSDLTARVAVLKEKGVTPGLGTILVGEDPGSQKYVAGKHRDCAQVGIASIQRELPATATQEEIEAVVRELNEDPACTGYIVQLPLPKGIDENRILELMDPDKDADGLHPMNLGRLVLNEPAPLPCTPNGVLTLLRQYGVEIKGAEVVVVGRGVTIGRPMPLLLTRRSENATVTQCHTGTRDLAAHLRKADIIVAAAGSAHLVRPEDVKPGAAVLDVGVSRSAEGKIVGDVHPGVAEVAGWISPNPGGVGPMTRAQLLVNVVEAAERSAG, encoded by the coding sequence ATGAGCGCCCAGATTCTCGATGGCAAGGCCACCGCAGCCGCGATCAAGTCCGATCTGACCGCCCGCGTGGCGGTGCTGAAGGAGAAGGGCGTCACGCCCGGACTCGGCACGATCCTCGTCGGCGAAGACCCCGGAAGTCAGAAGTACGTCGCGGGCAAGCACCGCGACTGCGCACAGGTCGGCATCGCCTCCATCCAGCGGGAACTGCCCGCGACCGCGACCCAGGAGGAGATCGAGGCGGTGGTGCGGGAACTCAACGAGGACCCCGCCTGCACTGGTTACATCGTCCAGCTGCCCCTCCCCAAGGGCATCGACGAGAACCGCATCCTCGAACTGATGGACCCCGACAAGGACGCGGACGGCCTGCACCCGATGAACCTCGGGCGCCTCGTCCTCAACGAGCCCGCCCCGCTGCCCTGCACCCCGAACGGTGTCCTGACCCTCCTCCGCCAGTACGGCGTCGAGATCAAGGGCGCCGAGGTGGTGGTCGTCGGGCGCGGTGTGACGATCGGGCGCCCGATGCCGCTGCTGCTCACCCGGCGCAGCGAGAACGCGACGGTGACCCAGTGCCACACCGGCACGCGTGACCTGGCCGCGCACCTGAGGAAGGCGGACATCATCGTCGCCGCGGCAGGCTCGGCCCACCTCGTCCGGCCCGAGGACGTGAAGCCGGGTGCCGCCGTCCTCGACGTCGGTGTCTCCCGCTCCGCCGAGGGCAAGATCGTCGGCGACGTCCACCCCGGCGTCGCGGAGGTCGCCGGCTGGATCTCTCCCAACCCCGGCGGCGTCGGCCCGATGACCCGCGCCCAGCTGCTCGTCAACGTGGTCGAGGCGGCGGAGCGCAGTGCCGGCTGA
- a CDS encoding DUF3017 domain-containing protein, which produces MPRPAGTAGTAGKAGTADATGTAGAAEAEAAGEITVRDHIGVPDAEGKPVRGTRRFPMFTKDTARPEGGGRAAPREAPAPFRQWPILAVLSTVGLGLLLTALDVFRVGTILIGAALLAGAVLRWSVRDVGMLAVRSRFTDMATYIVLGTAIVLLALMAQPKPLLEIPFLKDTLHFTVGDEAG; this is translated from the coding sequence ATGCCGAGGCCCGCGGGGACGGCCGGGACGGCCGGGAAGGCCGGGACGGCCGACGCGACTGGGACGGCCGGCGCGGCCGAGGCAGAGGCCGCTGGCGAGATCACGGTGCGGGATCACATCGGCGTGCCCGATGCCGAGGGCAAGCCCGTTCGCGGTACCCGGCGCTTCCCCATGTTCACCAAGGACACCGCACGGCCCGAGGGCGGCGGCCGGGCGGCGCCGCGTGAGGCGCCCGCGCCCTTCCGCCAGTGGCCGATCCTCGCCGTGCTGTCCACGGTGGGGCTCGGGCTGCTGCTCACCGCGCTCGACGTGTTCCGGGTCGGCACGATCCTGATCGGGGCCGCGCTGCTCGCCGGCGCGGTGCTGCGCTGGTCCGTCCGGGACGTCGGCATGCTCGCGGTCCGCTCCCGTTTCACCGACATGGCCACGTACATCGTCCTGGGCACCGCCATCGTGCTCCTCGCGCTGATGGCCCAGCCGAAGCCGTTGCTGGAGATCCCGTTCCTCAAGGACACTCTGCACTTCACCGTGGGCGACGAGGCGGGCTGA
- a CDS encoding helix-turn-helix domain-containing protein, protein MSAWQPLPDELPPEVQHFVEQLRLLKDRTGLSLVALGARTAYSKSSWQRYLNGTQPPPRQAVVALCRVAEEDAERFGVRWELAVRAWPRPAPQTVPPSLPPHPVGAGAGERAGAEAYEDDPTRPWWDTPVDEPDPRPPGRIALYAALAVLMALALVGAALTGAVTLL, encoded by the coding sequence ATGAGCGCCTGGCAGCCGCTGCCGGACGAACTCCCTCCGGAGGTACAGCATTTCGTCGAGCAACTGCGCCTGCTGAAGGACCGCACGGGACTCAGTCTCGTCGCGCTCGGCGCGCGCACCGCGTACAGCAAGTCCTCCTGGCAGCGATACCTCAACGGCACCCAGCCCCCGCCCCGGCAGGCGGTCGTCGCCCTGTGCCGGGTCGCGGAGGAGGATGCCGAACGCTTCGGGGTGCGCTGGGAACTGGCCGTGCGGGCCTGGCCGCGCCCGGCGCCCCAGACGGTGCCCCCGTCCCTGCCGCCGCATCCCGTGGGGGCCGGGGCAGGGGAGCGGGCCGGGGCGGAGGCGTACGAGGACGACCCCACGCGCCCCTGGTGGGACACCCCCGTCGACGAGCCGGACCCCCGCCCACCTGGCCGTATCGCCCTCTACGCGGCCCTCGCCGTCCTGATGGCCCTGGCCCTCGTCGGCGCCGCGCTGACAGGGGCCGTCACGCTGCTGTGA
- a CDS encoding helix-turn-helix domain-containing protein, which translates to MPRWRALPDELDPQVREFAGQLRRLVDRSGLSIAAVADRTGYSKTSWERYLNGRLLAPKGAIVALAEVTGTDPVHLTTMWELAERAWSRSEMRHDMTMEAIRISQARAALGETGGQSTVKGGRNGRGSRSATATPGVAGPAGVSPTVPAQPRSSEGDRISRPPYGGSAKPSTSSPSSSSSSSSSSSSSSVPPYGGGGGAGPIAGGASRVSWGVTPSSAPSTPSPSTSSWSSSPSGLAGGPPSSGSAAAASPSASSRVPAGASVPGGAQVLGGASMPSGVFGPPPGGGSGRSGDGRSGDGDSQPKRRVTMFLAGAVGALVVIAAAFFLTNGDGKDQAEDKPPTSPSTSIGANPDLPAGVKCSGKDCDGKDPETMGCIGNLVRTADEATVGTTRVEVRYSKTCQAAWARITGAAQGDEVQVAVGMTKRTAAIEAAGDNIAYTQMIAVKDAGEATACATLASGLKGCTG; encoded by the coding sequence ATGCCTCGTTGGAGGGCCTTGCCCGATGAGCTCGATCCACAGGTCAGGGAGTTCGCGGGCCAGCTGCGCCGGCTCGTCGACCGCAGTGGACTGAGCATCGCCGCGGTGGCCGACCGCACGGGCTACAGCAAGACGTCCTGGGAGCGGTATCTCAACGGCAGACTGCTCGCGCCGAAAGGCGCGATCGTAGCGTTGGCCGAGGTGACCGGTACCGATCCCGTCCATCTGACCACCATGTGGGAGCTGGCCGAGCGGGCCTGGAGCCGTTCGGAGATGCGCCATGACATGACCATGGAGGCGATCCGCATCTCCCAGGCGCGCGCCGCCCTGGGCGAGACGGGCGGCCAGTCCACCGTCAAGGGCGGCAGGAACGGCAGGGGGAGCCGGAGCGCGACCGCGACACCGGGCGTGGCCGGTCCGGCGGGCGTCTCGCCGACGGTGCCGGCGCAGCCGCGCTCCTCGGAAGGCGACCGGATCTCCCGGCCGCCGTACGGGGGTTCGGCCAAGCCGTCCACCTCGTCACCGTCCTCCTCGTCCTCCTCGTCCTCCTCGTCCTCCTCTTCCTCCGTCCCGCCGTACGGCGGGGGCGGCGGGGCGGGGCCGATCGCCGGCGGCGCGTCGCGTGTCAGCTGGGGTGTCACGCCGTCGTCGGCCCCGTCGACGCCATCGCCGTCGACTTCGTCGTGGTCGTCGTCGCCGTCGGGCCTGGCCGGGGGGCCGCCCTCCTCGGGTTCCGCGGCCGCGGCCTCGCCGTCGGCCTCGTCCCGCGTCCCGGCCGGCGCGTCGGTCCCCGGTGGTGCCCAGGTTCTCGGTGGAGCCTCGATGCCGTCCGGTGTCTTCGGCCCGCCGCCGGGCGGCGGCAGCGGCCGTTCCGGCGACGGCCGTTCCGGCGACGGCGACTCCCAGCCGAAGCGGCGCGTGACGATGTTCCTCGCGGGAGCCGTCGGCGCGCTCGTCGTGATCGCGGCGGCCTTCTTCCTCACCAACGGTGACGGGAAGGACCAGGCGGAGGACAAGCCGCCCACCTCACCGTCGACCTCGATCGGCGCGAACCCCGACCTGCCGGCCGGAGTGAAGTGCAGCGGCAAGGACTGCGACGGCAAGGACCCGGAGACCATGGGGTGCATCGGCAACCTCGTGCGGACCGCCGACGAGGCCACGGTGGGCACCACGAGGGTCGAGGTCCGCTACAGCAAGACCTGCCAGGCCGCCTGGGCCCGCATCACCGGTGCCGCCCAGGGCGACGAGGTCCAGGTCGCGGTCGGCATGACCAAGCGGACCGCCGCCATCGAAGCGGCCGGCGACAACATCGCCTACACCCAGATGATCGCCGTGAAGGACGCGGGCGAGGCCACGGCCTGCGCGACACTGGCGTCGGGCCTGAAGGGCTGCACGGGTTGA